The following is a genomic window from Hymenobacter gelipurpurascens.
GGTCCTGAAAGGGCAGGTCTTCGTCGGATTCAATTAGCAAGGGCACAACAGACATAGGCAACAACAAAACGGCCCCGGCAGGAAAGCCGGGGCCGCGAAGTTCCAGAAAAACAGACGCTCCTATCGCACGTCGGCCACAGTCATGCTGGTTTCGCCCAGGGCGGGCTGCCCCGTTTTCGATATGCCTTCCACTACTGCCCGGAAAGAACCGCCCTGGTCACTGGCGTAGAATATCACGCGGGCCTGCCCGGAGGCGGGCACCGAGAGGCGCGGCAGCCAATACAGGGTAGTTGCACGCGGGTCAGGCTTCGGGTTGTTGGGCTGAGTCGGCTCGTAGCGCGGGGCGTAGAACTCCCGGGCCCGGTAGTAAGTGGGCAAGTTGCGGACGGCAATGCCTACGGAGGGCTCCTTGGAGGAGTCGTAGTTGGGATTGCCGCGCTTGGTGAACACCGCAATGACGCCGTTGGCGCCCCGGCTACCATAAATGGCCCCTTCCGCGCCTTTGAGCACTTCAATGCGTTCTACTGTGTTCGGCAGGATTCCAAGCAGCCCATCGGCGTCAGCCAGTGGCATGCCATCCAGCAGAAACAAAGGGGTTGAGGAGCCCGTGAGCGACGATACTCCTCGAATCAGGACTTGATAGGAATAGCCGCTGGGCGTCACCTGCACGCCCGCCACACGGCCCTGCATAAGCTGAAAAATATTGCTGTAGGAGTCGGCATTCGGAATCTTGCTGGTTTCCAGTACCGTATTCGCCCGCCCATGAATGGAGCGCGGACCTGAAGGGGGCGCCTGCCGCTGGCCCTTAATCGTGACGTTGCGCAACACGATGCCGCTGGTTGTATCGGGGCGGAATTGGCGCTCCAGCACCTGCTGGCGCCGGCTGCGCTGCCCGTAGGCCACTACCTCGGGCGCAGGGTTGGTGGCGGCGGGCAGGAAGGGCGCCGGCAGCAGCTTCACGGGGGCGGGCCACAGCTCATTGAGTTTGAGCAAAACATTGGCTTTTCCCTTTTCAGTACGGGCCTGCAGCAGCACTTTAATAGAATCCTGGCCCGGAAACCCAACGAATAGGAAGTAGCCTTCGGGGTTAGCAGTGCCCACGTTTATGGTGTTGCTCTTCTTCTGGAGCAGCGTGAGCGTACCGTTGGGTACGGGTTTCAGGTTAGGCCGCAGGAGCTGGCCGCCCAGCGTAATAGACTGCTCGGCCGGGAATGCATAGGCTGCCGTAGGCGAAGTTTCCGTCAGCAGCTCCTTCCACACGAAGCGGCTCCAGCCCTGGGTCAGCAGCAAATCATCCAGCGCCTTGCGGGTGGCCGGTGTGGGGTTGCGGAAGTAGTAGCCCGGGTTATCCACGTAGCCGCGCAGCTCCGAGGTCAGGAGCAAGTGCGACTGCACGGTGGCATCGGTAGTGCCGACGGTGGGCAGGCCCGCCAGGTTGGCAATGGCCAAGGATAGCTCCGCGGGGGCTGGCTCGCCAGCTGCGGAGCGCACGTCTACATCCAGCGTAATGGCCTCCCGGGGCTGGTAGCGGGCTTTATCAGGCGTAAGCGTAACGCGTAGGCCCTCCGGATCGGGTACAAATACCAGTCGCTCGGCCCGCGCTACCTGCTGCCCATCAAAGAGCGTGATATGCATGATTCCCGCTGGCAGTTTGGCCTTCGGGATAGAGGCTGCGTAGGTTTCAGCACCTGTTATCTGGCCTTCGCCGGCATACACTGGCGTGCCGCGCACGTGGGCCACCAGCCGCAGCGCTTCGGGGGCAGCAGCCGCACCGGCCATGCC
Proteins encoded in this region:
- a CDS encoding TonB-dependent receptor plug domain-containing protein, with product MKLFFTRRGGWPVVAALALVGAGSAAFQAADSVPLGQILTRLQTFYTTAQPEISYLHTNQAAYASGETLWFKAYVVHDQTHQLDSLSRVLYVDMVTPTRQVVFRRTLALRGGLAEGDIVLPDTLTQGVYTLRAYTSWMRNAGEETFFTRRVPVWQASSLTSEMAPLPARAATLAAAARKNAKLLEAASKPEVKFFPEGGEYVAGLQTVVGVKAVTAAGQGLALNGLILDDKDQEIAVFTTPALGMNSFGFTPAAGRRYQARIKLPDGTTQTYPLPAVQASGWLLNVREIGPNYQVYIRHQGMAGAAAAPEALRLVAHVRGTPVYAGEGQITGAETYAASIPKAKLPAGIMHITLFDGQQVARAERLVFVPDPEGLRVTLTPDKARYQPREAITLDVDVRSAAGEPAPAELSLAIANLAGLPTVGTTDATVQSHLLLTSELRGYVDNPGYYFRNPTPATRKALDDLLLTQGWSRFVWKELLTETSPTAAYAFPAEQSITLGGQLLRPNLKPVPNGTLTLLQKKSNTINVGTANPEGYFLFVGFPGQDSIKVLLQARTEKGKANVLLKLNELWPAPVKLLPAPFLPAATNPAPEVVAYGQRSRRQQVLERQFRPDTTSGIVLRNVTIKGQRQAPPSGPRSIHGRANTVLETSKIPNADSYSNIFQLMQGRVAGVQVTPSGYSYQVLIRGVSSLTGSSTPLFLLDGMPLADADGLLGILPNTVERIEVLKGAEGAIYGSRGANGVIAVFTKRGNPNYDSSKEPSVGIAVRNLPTYYRAREFYAPRYEPTQPNNPKPDPRATTLYWLPRLSVPASGQARVIFYASDQGGSFRAVVEGISKTGQPALGETSMTVADVR